Proteins co-encoded in one Campylobacter iguaniorum genomic window:
- a CDS encoding thioredoxin domain-containing protein, whose amino-acid sequence MKKIAKILLGVALLLQASYGQVFNSIYDAIPEAQKQGKLTIFFILSNTCPHCHELMADVNSNQKLASYLNENFIVTITDLAKGGKVPMDLPFNGTTPTTMILTPSGQVVGDPIEGKIPSDMLLEYLDKIETLKKSYVGG is encoded by the coding sequence ATGAAAAAGATAGCTAAGATATTACTTGGGGTAGCTTTGCTACTTCAAGCGTCTTATGGGCAGGTTTTTAACAGTATTTATGATGCAATACCAGAAGCTCAAAAACAAGGTAAATTAACAATATTTTTCATTTTGTCAAATACTTGTCCTCATTGTCACGAACTAATGGCCGATGTAAATTCTAATCAAAAATTAGCAAGCTACCTAAATGAAAATTTTATAGTAACAATAACTGATCTTGCAAAAGGTGGTAAAGTTCCTATGGATTTACCGTTTAACGGTACTACGCCAACTACAATGATACTTACTCCAAGTGGGCAAGTAGTAGGTGATCCAATAGAGGGGAAAATACCCTCAGATATGTTATTGGAATATTTAGATAAAATAGAAACTTTAAAGAAAAGCTATGTTGGAGGCTAA
- a CDS encoding TrbC family F-type conjugative pilus assembly protein — MKKFFAISLVLASMLYAEDSNKTQIFMDKYLPDSKTKQFDISPEELREKSKDLNLNDIKSNMDMNQKQFDKKFGEIQTAKSKSAEEQAKEVSEYVRSDKFQKGVKENENYILYDKSIDWSKYTGKYNNHTKEIMQQLEATNSPLLSKNKFLNPNEKLFIVISSSLKKETIRNYFKLLEKVNTDVTFILRGVIGTPKKIMPTINYINDLLVKDPNGDPSDQNNRYSFNVEINPKITRRFDVKKVPAVLFIKNYNPVVQEFKDVIGTPDKDELYWIAYGEASIDYALEQINKKAKSDGIERLLKAMSQSFYNQGE, encoded by the coding sequence TTGAAAAAGTTTTTTGCAATTAGTTTAGTTTTAGCATCTATGCTATATGCAGAAGATAGCAATAAAACTCAAATATTTATGGATAAATATTTACCAGATAGCAAAACTAAACAGTTTGATATATCACCAGAAGAATTAAGAGAAAAGTCAAAAGACTTAAATCTTAATGATATAAAATCAAATATGGATATGAACCAGAAACAATTTGATAAAAAATTTGGTGAAATTCAAACGGCCAAAAGTAAAAGTGCAGAGGAACAAGCTAAAGAGGTATCTGAATATGTAAGATCCGATAAATTTCAAAAAGGAGTAAAGGAAAATGAAAATTACATCCTTTATGATAAATCTATTGATTGGAGTAAATATACTGGAAAATATAACAATCATACAAAAGAGATTATGCAACAATTAGAGGCTACTAATAGCCCTTTATTGTCAAAAAACAAGTTTCTTAATCCGAATGAAAAACTTTTTATAGTTATAAGCTCTTCATTGAAAAAAGAAACAATTAGAAACTATTTTAAATTGCTTGAAAAAGTAAATACTGATGTAACATTTATCCTAAGAGGGGTAATTGGTACGCCTAAAAAAATTATGCCAACAATAAATTATATAAATGATCTACTTGTTAAAGATCCTAATGGAGATCCAAGTGATCAAAACAATAGATATTCTTTTAATGTAGAGATTAATCCCAAAATTACAAGGAGGTTTGATGTAAAGAAAGTACCTGCGGTTTTATTTATTAAGAACTACAATCCAGTAGTTCAAGAGTTTAAAGATGTAATTGGAACTCCAGATAAAGATGAACTTTACTGGATAGCTTATGGTGAAGCAAGTATTGACTATGCTTTAGAACAAATCAATAAAAAAGCTAAAAGTGATGGTATTGAACGATTACTTAAAGCTATGAGCCAATCTTTTTATAATCAAGGAGAATAA
- a CDS encoding EAL domain-containing protein yields the protein MRFKNRDNYCINNNREGALMHALHKNFSVNYVLQPIVSKDGNITFFEILGRVKDENGNVQSVHPQIATKYTKMLIHYAYTLIDNGFVGNSNVTINLSTDEINEDIVDNLLFLFARKKVAHKVMIEVTEDVFIGNDKDELLVKLQNNGFKIALDDFCSEKSVRSLICDYDFIQTIKFDGVFMQNIKEGRDKLVDGLKHLVSFVKSLEKETVIEHIENKKLFETAKIVGADYLQGFYLGTPQPVEEYKGV from the coding sequence GTGCGTTTTAAAAATAGAGATAATTATTGCATTAATAACAATAGAGAGGGTGCTTTAATGCACGCTCTTCATAAAAATTTTTCGGTTAATTATGTTTTGCAACCAATTGTTTCAAAAGACGGAAATATTACATTTTTTGAAATACTTGGCAGAGTAAAAGATGAAAATGGAAATGTTCAATCAGTGCATCCTCAAATAGCAACAAAATATACAAAAATGTTAATACATTATGCTTATACCCTTATAGATAATGGTTTTGTTGGAAATAGCAATGTTACTATTAATTTATCAACAGATGAAATTAATGAGGATATTGTTGATAATTTATTGTTTTTGTTTGCAAGAAAAAAGGTGGCTCATAAAGTAATGATTGAAGTTACAGAAGATGTTTTTATTGGCAATGATAAAGATGAGCTACTTGTTAAGCTTCAAAACAATGGATTTAAAATAGCACTTGATGATTTTTGTTCAGAAAAATCAGTTAGAAGCCTTATTTGTGATTATGATTTTATTCAAACTATTAAATTTGATGGTGTATTTATGCAAAATATAAAAGAGGGTAGAGATAAATTAGTTGATGGTTTAAAACATTTAGTGTCTTTTGTAAAATCGTTGGAAAAAGAGACAGTGATTGAGCATATTGAAAATAAAAAATTATTTGAAACTGCAAAAATTGTTGGGGCAGATTATTTACAAGGTTTCTACTTAGGAACACCTCAACCAGTAGAAGAATACAAAGGAGTATAA
- a CDS encoding TraU family protein, whose amino-acid sequence MLKIKKMIASVALATSLLIFPNKAEAVCKPNPAQLAQTAFTACYACMLPLSIAGVQVLHGHMPDPQGSVGSPLCVCPMPPPIFMRIGIPVSFFEPSRLIDVVKDPYCFAGMGFGMSLNPMGAGTKGDGEDRTRTFFQSHYYIFPLYSILELMTDFICLEHTGFDMAYITEVDPLWQDDMLTAIINPEAMLFGNPITNMACIADSVSSQANVALDPLFWCKGSWGNAYPLTGNTNTKDYVEDSASVAASMIYKLHRQLILWGSWGQAGLCGYYPAPIWRKSAYRLQIMAPIPHPTATGIGQSGLLWSFTKNIPFVGDNFNYLLFKKRECCAF is encoded by the coding sequence ATGCTAAAAATTAAAAAAATGATAGCAAGTGTAGCTTTGGCTACATCACTTTTAATTTTTCCTAATAAAGCAGAGGCAGTATGCAAACCTAATCCTGCTCAATTAGCTCAAACAGCTTTTACAGCGTGTTATGCTTGTATGCTTCCTCTTAGTATTGCAGGGGTGCAAGTTTTACACGGACATATGCCAGATCCACAAGGGAGCGTAGGTTCACCACTTTGTGTATGCCCAATGCCACCACCGATATTTATGAGAATAGGTATTCCAGTAAGTTTTTTTGAACCAAGTAGATTGATTGATGTAGTTAAAGATCCATATTGTTTTGCAGGTATGGGGTTTGGTATGTCATTAAATCCAATGGGTGCAGGAACAAAAGGTGATGGTGAAGATAGAACAAGAACTTTTTTTCAATCTCACTATTACATTTTTCCACTATATTCTATACTTGAACTTATGACAGATTTTATTTGTCTTGAGCATACTGGCTTTGATATGGCATATATTACAGAGGTTGATCCATTGTGGCAAGATGATATGCTAACAGCAATAATTAATCCAGAAGCTATGTTATTTGGTAATCCAATAACCAATATGGCTTGTATTGCAGATAGTGTATCATCTCAAGCAAATGTAGCTCTTGATCCACTATTTTGGTGTAAAGGTTCTTGGGGTAATGCTTATCCTTTAACTGGAAACACAAACACTAAAGATTATGTAGAAGATAGTGCATCCGTAGCAGCTTCAATGATTTATAAACTTCATAGACAATTAATACTATGGGGTTCTTGGGGGCAAGCAGGACTTTGTGGTTATTATCCTGCACCAATTTGGAGAAAATCGGCTTATAGGTTACAGATTATGGCTCCTATACCACATCCAACGGCAACTGGAATAGGACAATCTGGACTATTGTGGAGTTTTACTAAAAACATACCGTTTGTTGGTGATAACTTTAACTATTTATTATTCAAAAAAAGGGAATGTTGTGCGTTTTAA
- a CDS encoding chromosome segregation protein ParM: MRKIALSIIASMMMLYASSNNELFIGDTHEFAEKDMLEAIQQHLTDNKEKIEKRFEEEKIKAKEKIKQYQPDGLIALEPALKDNVFEPDMSYTLDRDIKDAEGNIIYKKGFTFNPLKYAKLGYGIVVINGKNRQEVEWFKNSKYANTIAYRLLITDGSYYDLIKELNQQVFYCLPEITKRFQLKHTPSIVVQKREKIEVSEICLSCREKEVDNAKN, translated from the coding sequence ATGAGAAAAATAGCCTTATCAATCATAGCATCTATGATGATGCTTTATGCTTCATCAAACAATGAGCTTTTTATTGGTGATACTCACGAATTTGCAGAAAAAGATATGCTTGAGGCTATTCAACAACATTTAACAGATAATAAAGAGAAAATAGAAAAAAGGTTTGAAGAGGAGAAAATAAAAGCAAAAGAGAAAATAAAACAATATCAACCAGATGGACTTATTGCTTTAGAACCTGCTTTAAAAGATAATGTTTTTGAGCCAGATATGAGCTATACCCTTGATAGAGATATTAAAGATGCGGAGGGAAATATTATCTATAAAAAAGGCTTTACCTTTAATCCTCTTAAATATGCAAAACTTGGGTATGGAATAGTTGTTATAAATGGTAAAAATAGACAAGAAGTTGAATGGTTTAAAAACAGTAAATACGCTAATACGATAGCTTATAGATTATTGATTACAGATGGAAGTTACTATGATTTAATCAAAGAACTTAATCAACAAGTTTTTTATTGTTTACCAGAGATCACTAAAAGGTTCCAATTGAAACATACGCCTAGTATAGTTGTTCAAAAAAGGGAAAAAATAGAGGTATCAGAGATATGTTTATCTTGTAGAGAAAAGGAGGTTGATAATGCTAAAAATTAA
- the traF gene encoding conjugal transfer protein TraF, producing the protein MKFYNILLASLIASSSYAANDFFETGKEGWFYYKEEQKKKKEEKKDEKKKSDQEFMKSIPLNNLDTMQAKEFSEAFTRAKEIAVMNPSKENVQIVQMMNKWQTDQSEKYAKVWTINMLENPNLEYPDIAKDKYGRSAQFHQKEKETDEFFTKHKDDLGFVVFFNMQNEMAYKRQEIVFNSLKEKYGTTVEYVNTDEQPDMVQKFKLATTPESFFIYKNSKGEAIWMRVKSGLATQEEIVKNTMFLFDNAIMEKDK; encoded by the coding sequence GTGAAGTTTTATAATATTTTATTAGCATCTCTCATAGCCTCATCTTCGTATGCGGCTAATGATTTTTTTGAGACTGGTAAAGAGGGTTGGTTCTATTACAAAGAAGAGCAAAAGAAGAAAAAAGAAGAAAAAAAAGATGAGAAAAAAAAGAGTGATCAAGAATTTATGAAATCAATCCCTCTTAATAACCTTGACACTATGCAAGCCAAAGAATTTAGTGAGGCTTTTACTAGAGCTAAAGAAATTGCAGTTATGAACCCATCTAAAGAGAATGTTCAAATCGTACAAATGATGAATAAATGGCAAACAGACCAAAGTGAAAAGTATGCAAAAGTTTGGACTATCAATATGCTTGAAAATCCTAATCTTGAATATCCAGACATTGCAAAAGACAAATATGGTCGTAGTGCTCAATTTCATCAAAAAGAAAAAGAAACAGATGAGTTTTTTACAAAACATAAAGATGATCTTGGTTTTGTTGTGTTCTTCAATATGCAAAACGAAATGGCCTATAAAAGACAAGAGATTGTTTTTAATTCTTTAAAAGAAAAGTACGGAACCACGGTTGAATATGTAAATACTGATGAGCAGCCAGATATGGTTCAAAAATTTAAACTAGCTACTACTCCAGAGAGTTTTTTTATTTATAAAAATAGTAAAGGTGAAGCTATATGGATGAGGGTAAAATCTGGACTTGCCACTCAAGAGGAAATAGTTAAAAACACTATGTTTTTATTTGACAATGCAATTATGGAGAAAGATAAATGA
- a CDS encoding conjugal transfer protein TraG N-terminal domain-containing protein — MKKLFLALIVFSSGAYAAHNGVIYTWGYASLMNDILQAVKGAVTGIDSLVKSAMAIAFFIFAIKKAMDSRVNPVMEFGKLMLLFAVVSYFFLQAPDDDKHRFVIEDRVTGEMHTVSQIPLGIGKTFALVTQLEDGIAELMETHFSTPSSINYRTSGLGYTLSTHNTVSQLRVVDPYYKRTYDEYISECVFYDISSGVTDIGLIVDNDNLAGTIFNTASSRLTNKYTAGTPSGEVVQCSEAGDYLENTLGTYLGDVEKVAAATNGEAFTHFQDNAGAVKEQLFGTGNSTRDYVQQMALINMTSDAIVNSAKASGLDPSALAWASAVGDYQFTSQMQAQGMLAQKYLPKAKAYFTAIIVGIAWLIAILAILFGEYKHIQMFFTLMLWMVLWTPILLIINYFNDMNLRDMGMALINATGVDLTINHNRMIMNKFIESSNFVNWMVMVTPLLAYAIAKASEHGFVSLASNLSQSLSKASLSPLPEQKIDPNKPGGRVGNDVYGDIGGQISSQTQSMTNGHSWNDSTYTDKGTGTQTYSGQMTDGSGSIGMVGGQVVNAQSQMALSAAHKNTSTASTELSNAISSSSTSVLGSDKTLTQAQSQGLSTQDTHNITEAKGIAMSKAFEHMQGYGEDFNNLKRMAMQGGGNLSASILDGKVGASGGVVYSGVDQDGKKYSWTDNSKEAEQNFNQIQEQFSKVVSGNSSYQASYAEMLKVTDSESYSQVQNAMTKLSNAEMTETGLNANNLPAFLNNWINGDERFSRMPKVDAAKVAMGELSSLSANGEWGKISDLVGKYGSGGFEMNSNPNLAEPTKFNSPDIKGQYDTAAGNIQTQTNSALEQSKANAQGQMGEFKQENGGVQGQVEKSVSDGKKWGEQGLFSRFWDENKDEMLVGAVGLGAALGLTSAGAKKIGGEILDKFKNAKNVDELEELMKKTDQLDDALKNNSPEARKLMEELGLKDNFEQNGGVFNKDGSIEQTKTKLNQNLGEYARSTAKGDVADFVKNNAFDSKGSWYDDAKQFISQSIDDAWKGMKNISPSSVAHGVASVGTALIDGVPTNPTAVGDGTIIGHQIASGQPFIVGNSNTMNESSTWRDYKSDYNDFMAQNPNFNPQTQSVQGQLNNGQMEFNIVDKSDLVGKQVSDLQIQIKQLQKSSPSSSIPDSKGGKGEVL, encoded by the coding sequence ATGAAAAAACTGTTTCTCGCCTTAATTGTTTTTAGTAGCGGTGCTTATGCCGCTCACAATGGCGTAATTTATACTTGGGGTTACGCTTCATTGATGAATGATATTTTACAAGCCGTAAAGGGTGCGGTTACTGGAATTGATAGTCTTGTTAAGTCAGCTATGGCTATTGCTTTTTTTATATTTGCTATCAAGAAAGCAATGGATAGTAGAGTTAATCCCGTAATGGAATTTGGGAAACTTATGCTTTTATTTGCAGTGGTTTCTTACTTCTTTTTACAAGCTCCAGATGATGATAAACATAGATTTGTAATTGAGGATAGAGTTACTGGAGAAATGCACACAGTAAGTCAAATACCACTAGGAATAGGTAAAACATTTGCTTTGGTTACTCAATTAGAAGATGGGATAGCAGAGCTTATGGAAACACATTTCTCTACACCATCAAGCATAAATTATAGAACTTCTGGGCTAGGATATACTCTTTCAACCCATAATACTGTTTCTCAACTAAGAGTGGTTGATCCTTATTACAAAAGAACATATGATGAATATATAAGTGAATGTGTATTTTACGATATTTCTTCTGGAGTTACGGACATTGGATTAATTGTCGATAATGACAATTTGGCAGGTACAATTTTTAACACCGCTTCATCAAGACTTACTAACAAATATACAGCAGGTACTCCATCTGGAGAGGTGGTACAATGTAGCGAAGCAGGTGATTATCTTGAAAATACATTAGGTACTTATTTGGGCGATGTTGAAAAAGTTGCAGCTGCAACAAACGGAGAAGCTTTTACACATTTTCAAGACAATGCAGGTGCAGTAAAAGAACAATTGTTTGGTACTGGAAATAGCACTCGTGATTATGTTCAGCAAATGGCTTTAATTAATATGACAAGTGATGCCATTGTTAATTCTGCAAAAGCATCTGGACTTGACCCATCGGCACTTGCTTGGGCTAGTGCCGTAGGTGATTATCAATTTACATCACAAATGCAGGCTCAAGGTATGTTAGCACAAAAATATCTTCCTAAAGCAAAAGCATATTTTACGGCTATCATAGTTGGTATTGCTTGGTTAATAGCAATTTTAGCTATATTATTTGGTGAATACAAACATATACAAATGTTTTTTACTCTTATGTTGTGGATGGTATTATGGACACCAATTCTCTTAATTATAAATTATTTTAATGATATGAATTTAAGAGATATGGGAATGGCATTAATAAATGCTACTGGAGTTGATTTAACAATCAATCACAATCGTATGATTATGAATAAATTTATTGAAAGTTCAAATTTTGTAAACTGGATGGTAATGGTAACACCACTATTAGCGTATGCTATCGCTAAAGCAAGTGAACACGGCTTTGTATCTCTAGCAAGTAACTTATCTCAGTCTTTATCAAAAGCTTCATTAAGTCCACTACCTGAGCAAAAAATTGACCCTAATAAACCAGGGGGAAGAGTAGGAAACGATGTATATGGAGATATTGGAGGGCAAATAAGCTCACAAACTCAAAGTATGACAAACGGACACTCTTGGAATGATAGCACCTATACAGACAAAGGAACTGGTACACAAACATATAGCGGACAAATGACGGACGGTTCTGGTAGCATCGGTATGGTTGGAGGGCAAGTTGTTAATGCTCAAAGCCAAATGGCATTAAGTGCAGCTCATAAAAATACAAGTACCGCTTCAACTGAATTATCAAATGCAATCTCAAGCAGCTCTACAAGCGTGCTAGGAAGCGATAAAACACTTACTCAAGCACAAAGTCAAGGTTTATCTACCCAAGACACTCACAACATCACAGAGGCTAAAGGTATTGCAATGAGCAAAGCCTTTGAACATATGCAAGGTTATGGAGAGGATTTTAATAATCTTAAAAGAATGGCTATGCAAGGTGGAGGTAATCTATCAGCAAGTATTTTGGATGGAAAAGTTGGTGCATCTGGTGGAGTTGTATATTCTGGAGTTGATCAAGATGGCAAAAAATACTCTTGGACGGATAACTCAAAAGAGGCAGAGCAAAACTTTAATCAAATTCAAGAGCAGTTCTCAAAAGTTGTATCTGGTAATTCATCATATCAAGCATCATACGCAGAGATGTTAAAAGTTACAGACAGTGAAAGTTACTCTCAAGTACAAAATGCTATGACAAAACTAAGCAATGCAGAGATGACAGAAACTGGATTAAATGCAAATAATCTTCCAGCGTTCCTAAACAACTGGATAAATGGAGATGAGAGATTTAGTAGGATGCCTAAAGTTGATGCGGCTAAAGTTGCAATGGGTGAATTAAGTAGCTTATCGGCAAATGGAGAATGGGGAAAAATAAGCGACTTGGTTGGGAAGTATGGTTCTGGTGGTTTTGAGATGAACTCAAATCCAAATTTAGCAGAGCCAACAAAATTCAACTCTCCAGATATTAAAGGGCAATACGATACAGCAGCAGGAAATATTCAAACTCAAACTAATTCAGCATTAGAGCAATCAAAAGCTAATGCTCAAGGGCAAATGGGTGAATTTAAACAAGAAAACGGTGGAGTTCAAGGGCAAGTAGAAAAAAGTGTCTCAGATGGTAAAAAATGGGGAGAGCAAGGTTTATTTAGTAGATTTTGGGATGAAAACAAAGATGAGATGCTTGTTGGTGCAGTCGGATTGGGTGCGGCTCTTGGTTTAACTTCCGCAGGAGCTAAAAAAATTGGTGGTGAAATACTTGACAAGTTTAAAAATGCTAAAAATGTTGATGAACTTGAAGAGCTTATGAAAAAAACTGATCAACTTGATGATGCTCTTAAAAATAATTCTCCAGAAGCAAGAAAACTTATGGAAGAACTTGGCCTTAAAGATAACTTTGAGCAAAATGGAGGAGTGTTTAACAAAGATGGTTCTATTGAACAAACAAAAACTAAACTAAATCAAAATCTTGGTGAATACGCAAGATCGACAGCAAAAGGTGATGTTGCAGACTTTGTTAAAAATAATGCTTTTGATAGCAAAGGAAGTTGGTATGATGATGCAAAACAATTCATAAGTCAAAGTATAGATGATGCTTGGAAAGGAATGAAAAACATAAGCCCATCATCAGTTGCTCACGGAGTTGCCTCAGTAGGAACAGCACTTATTGATGGTGTACCTACCAATCCAACAGCAGTAGGAGATGGAACAATTATAGGACATCAAATTGCATCTGGCCAACCTTTTATAGTTGGAAACTCTAATACTATGAATGAGTCATCAACTTGGAGAGATTATAAATCTGATTATAATGATTTTATGGCTCAAAATCCTAACTTTAACCCTCAAACACAATCAGTTCAAGGGCAACTAAACAACGGACAAATGGAGTTTAATATTGTGGATAAAAGCGACTTGGTTGGGAAGCAAGTAAGTGATCTTCAAATCCAAATTAAGCAGCTACAAAAATCAAGTCCTAGTAGCTCAATCCCAGATAGCAAAGGAGGTAAAGGTGAAGTTTTATAA
- a CDS encoding ParM/StbA family protein: MAGDNKVQKIAIDIGYGDTKVMVGDKIFKFASAIEKKKEAQADYQDNSDDVYEFGGKKYTVGDKALTNAVSTRGFNFLVKYSPLIIFHAIKMAGLDTSKPIQLVTGLSIVNWQEREQFTNAIKTINVNNEVIEPKIKLMAQGQGIYLDYDGEKTEGDVCIVDIGYNTFDFLVFTDGKPRQDLSYATKKGANEIITELQTKIKKRFQFDASEQVAKKIFINKSIEIYGENTDLTDEIEDAKKDYAEFVIDELRSQRGDLLKVAKKVIFSGGGAYFLDDVEILKKTPNVTFSSKPYEFANVRGYYNG, encoded by the coding sequence ATGGCTGGAGATAATAAAGTTCAAAAAATCGCAATCGACATCGGATATGGTGATACTAAGGTAATGGTTGGAGATAAAATCTTCAAATTTGCCTCGGCTATCGAAAAGAAAAAAGAGGCACAAGCTGATTACCAAGATAATAGTGATGATGTTTATGAGTTCGGCGGTAAAAAATATACCGTAGGTGATAAAGCTCTTACAAACGCTGTATCTACAAGAGGTTTTAACTTCCTTGTAAAATACTCACCTTTGATTATCTTCCACGCTATTAAAATGGCTGGACTTGATACATCAAAACCTATTCAGTTGGTTACTGGACTTTCAATCGTGAACTGGCAAGAGAGAGAGCAATTTACAAATGCAATTAAAACTATCAATGTAAATAATGAGGTTATTGAGCCAAAAATCAAATTGATGGCACAAGGGCAAGGTATCTACCTTGATTATGATGGAGAGAAAACTGAGGGTGATGTATGTATCGTAGATATTGGATATAACACTTTTGACTTTTTGGTATTCACGGATGGAAAACCAAGACAAGATTTGTCATACGCAACAAAAAAAGGTGCAAATGAAATCATCACGGAGCTACAAACAAAAATTAAAAAAAGGTTTCAATTTGATGCTTCGGAGCAAGTTGCTAAAAAAATCTTTATCAATAAATCTATTGAAATATACGGAGAAAATACCGACTTAACAGATGAGATTGAAGATGCAAAAAAAGATTATGCTGAGTTCGTAATCGATGAGCTTAGATCTCAAAGAGGAGATTTACTAAAAGTTGCTAAAAAGGTAATTTTTAGCGGTGGCGGTGCTTACTTCTTAGATGATGTTGAAATCTTGAAAAAAACTCCAAATGTAACTTTCTCAAGTAAGCCATACGAGTTCGCAAATGTAAGAGGGTATTATAATGGCTAG
- a CDS encoding DUF7673 family protein — MINSEEVKQKINKSLAFKKAIAEQSSDASDNSAELSYKFFENAVIEMDEWIDSLKMLIDLTKVGTGGSRVAAQFLCNIYNANRVKFNPRELHNLSFNYWNDAMNVLKLDRLNYVEIHKYIENGRNVFEEMIVKYGTNEENE; from the coding sequence ATGATAAATAGTGAAGAGGTAAAGCAAAAGATTAATAAATCTTTAGCTTTTAAAAAAGCAATAGCAGAGCAGAGCAGTGATGCTTCTGATAACAGTGCAGAGCTAAGTTATAAGTTCTTTGAAAATGCAGTGATTGAAATGGACGAATGGATTGACAGCTTAAAAATGCTGATTGATTTAACAAAAGTCGGAACTGGAGGAAGCAGGGTGGCTGCACAATTTCTTTGCAATATTTACAATGCAAATCGTGTTAAATTTAATCCTAGAGAGTTGCATAATTTAAGTTTTAACTACTGGAATGATGCAATGAATGTATTAAAATTAGACCGTTTAAATTATGTTGAAATTCATAAATATATTGAGAATGGGAGAAATGTTTTTGAAGAAATGATTGTAAAATACGGCACTAATGAGGAAAATGAGTAA